From the Saccharomycodes ludwigii strain NBRC 1722 chromosome I, whole genome shotgun sequence genome, one window contains:
- the CBR1 gene encoding cytochrome-b5 reductase (similar to Saccharomyces cerevisiae YIL043C | CBR1 | Cytochrome b Reductase), with protein sequence MTNNISTTVLAAIIITIVIGVITINKTTNPSKTHRTVLIKDEFQEFPLISKTVLSHNTAIYRFKLPNETDRLGLPIGQHISISGVDYTTGKSIMRSYTPTSLDSESSGFFELLIKAYENGNISKMFANLSIGDKIKARGPKGFYTYKPNMRKHLAMVCGGTGITPMYQILKSISHNSRDNTKVTLIYGNVSESDILLKNEIDEIINSGKNGQFKVYYMLDKAPEKNPESWEGGIGYITKEIMEEHLPKATDDGVQLLVCGPPGLVSSVKRNSLALGFEKAKALSKGDDQVFVF encoded by the coding sequence ATGACCAATAATATCAGTACAACTGTTCTAGCCGCAATTATCATAACTATTGTAATTGGCGTGATTACGATCAACAAAACAACTAATCCCTCCAAAACTCACCGTACTGTTCTAATCAAAGATGAATTCCAAGAATTTCCATTAATAAGTAAAACTGTGTTGTCACACAATACCGCAATTTACAGGTTTAAGCTACCAAACGAAACTGATCGTTTAGGGTTACCAATTGGCCAACATATAAGCATTAGCGGTGTTGACTATACAACTGGTAAGTCAATTATGAGATCTTACACTCCTACTTCACTAGATTCAGAATCATCTGGCTTTTTTGAACTATTAATTAAAGCATATGAAAATGGTAATATCTCTAAAATGTTTGCCAACTTATCAATAGGCGACAAAATTAAAGCTAGAGGTCCAAAGGGGTTTTACACGTACAAACCAAATATGAGAAAACATTTGGCCATGGTTTGTGGTGGTACTGGTATAACACCAATGTatcaaattttgaaaagcaTTTCCCATAATTCAAGGGATAACACCAAGGTTACCTTGATTTATGGTAATGTTAGTGAAtctgatattttattaaaaaatgaaattgatGAAATCATTAACTCTGGAAAAAATGGTCAATTTAAGGTTTATTATATGTTGGATAAGGCACCGGAAAAGAACCCCGAATCGTGGGAAGGTGGTATTGGCTATATCACTAAGGAGATTATGGAAGAGCATTTACCTAAAGCCACTGATGATGGCGTTCAATTATTAGTCTGTGGTCCACCAGGCTTAGTTTCTTCAGTGAAGAGAAATTCTCTTGCCTTGGGATTTGAAAAAGCCAAAGCTTTATCTAAAGGTGATGATCAAGTCTTCGTATTCTAG
- the JHD1 gene encoding [Histone H3]-lysine-36 demethylase (similar to Saccharomyces cerevisiae YER051W | JHD1 | JmjC domain-containing Histone Demethylase) gives MSPRLRDTCYSSKNQQDANKLLSKTIEEANNVNDNSIAVPPIKKRILRRKPKIDYVALNDGEGKRALDKHPFMDKFIETFNNTMVLNEDDNKKYFLTNKQFTDRYYEIDYPVKILDYKNSGMSIEIIDNGSKSKQVTFDTICEALGLENNIPVMDVLTQENETWKIKDWVNYYHDGISSISNRNTRLKNVISLEISDVPTIKVTRPKIVENKDLVDVIWNNTDKKPKIKKYFLAGVENSFTDYHLDFAGTNVYYHIIGGEKWFSLYPMTPENVEKYVEWNNSSLQQNENFLGDLLVDGKSFKLSGGDLFMIPSGYIHAVFTPKPTYVIGGNFLTLRDLDKHLAVVDIENELKIPRKYRFPDFNKVMWLTCEYLLSENSVSNGVTNKETLGKLYRYLLQVEKETIKTFPMRKKRELLKQLKERI, from the coding sequence atgtCACCAAGATTACGTGATACTTGTTATTCTAGTAAAAACCAACAAGATGCTAATAagttattatcaaaaactATAGAAGAAGCAAATAATGTTAACGATAACAGCATTGCTGTTCCTCCtatcaaaaaaaggataCTAAGACGAAAACCTAAAATTGATTACGTTGCATTGAATGATGGTGAAGGTAAAAGGGCTTTAGATAAACACCCATTCATGGATAAATTTATAGAGACCTTTAATAACACTATGGTACTGaatgaagatgataataaaaaatattttttaaccaaTAAACAATTTACAGACAGATACTATGAAATTGATTATCCtgttaaaattttagatTATAAGAATAGTGGGATGTCTATTGAAATCATAGATAATGGTTCTAAAAGCAAGCAAGTTACATTTGATACAATCTGCGAAGCATTGGGATTAGAAAACAACATACCAGTCATGGATGTGTTGACCCAAGAAAATGAAACTTGGAAGATAAAAGACTGGGTTAATTATTACCATGATGGCATATCATCCATTTCTAATAGAAACACAAGGTTGAAAAATGTAATATCTTTAGAAATCAGTGATGTTCCTACCATTAAGGTTACTAGACCAAAAATCGTGGAAAACAAAGATCTAGTAGATGTAATATGGAATAATACAGATAAAAAGCCTAagatcaaaaaatattttttggcAGGCGTAGAGAACTCTTTTACTGATTATCACTTAGACTTTGCGGGGACAAACGTGTACTACCACATTATAGGAGGTGAGAAATGGTTTTCTTTATACCCAATGACACCAGAAAATGTGGAAAAATATGTTGAGTGGAATAATTCCTCTTTGcaacaaaatgaaaattttttgggTGATTTGTTAGTCGATGGGAAAAGTTTTAAACTGAGTGGCGGGGACTTGTTCATGATTCCTAGTGGTTATATACACGCTGTTTTTACACCCAAGCCCACCTATGTTATTGgtggtaattttttaacattgaGAGATTTAGACAAACATTTGGCTGTAGTtgatattgaaaatgaattaaaaataccaaGGAAGTACAGATTTCCCGATTTTAACAAAGTGATGTGGCTGACATGTGAATATTTGCTATCAGAAAATAGTGTATCCAATGGAGTTACCAATAAGGAAACATTAGGGAAGTTGTACAGATATTTATTACAGGTGGAGAAGGAGACTATTAAGACATTTCcaatgagaaaaaaaagggaattGTTAAAGCAATTAAAGGAAAGAATATAA
- the RSM18 gene encoding mitochondrial 37S ribosomal protein bS18m (similar to Saccharomyces cerevisiae YER050C | RSM18 | Ribosomal Small subunit of Mitochondria), with the protein MIKNIINKRLYTISKPLYINFNIKPTNKTQIDLTQQVSSSDATTGSTNNGINEVEEENVKIDPRFVRSFNSATTYDPFDFSLARLHLDKKYSNIRSENDFLNKINAVDLYVYPQYLSKFLTSSGKIVHRDVTGLSAKNQRRISKAIRRAQAIGLLSKVHQDVSMLPPNFNNNF; encoded by the coding sequence atgattaaaaatattattaataaaagattataTACCATTTCAAAGCCactatatataaatttcaatattaaaCCAACCAATAAAACCCAAATAGATTTAACCCAGCAAGTTAGTTCTTCTGACGCTACAACAGGCTCAACCAATAATGGAATAAACGAGGTAGAAGAGGAAAATGTGAAAATTGACCCAAGATTTGTACGCTCTTTTAATAGCGCAACCACCTATGATCCatttgatttttctttggcTAGATTACAtttggataaaaaatattcgaATATTCGCTCAGAAAATgactttttaaataaaatcaatgcAGTCGATTTATACGTTTATCCACAATATTTATCCAAGTTTTTGACCTCCAGTGGTAAGATTGTACATAGGGATGTAACAGGATTGAGTGCTAAAAACCAACGCCGTATAAGCAAAGCCATCAGAAGAGCACAAGCTATTGGTTTGTTAAGCAAAGTCCATCAAGATGTGAGTATGTTGCCTCCAAATTTTAACAACAACTTTTAG
- the PKP1 gene encoding protein kinase PKP1 (similar to Saccharomyces cerevisiae YIL042C | PKP1 | Protein Kinase of PDH), translating to MFRSPSRKIIKIKDVSTYYFHTYIRYGCRTNNNLLNLSYTNNCTKCYYSTATPKKNTTELHAHDTSDLYELRYNIQHLIKDFASRPATSPLHKTWYAYLMQFQNKLCATNNESTSKILTQADLYSLALQTINLLLVYTCRRLVKISKLPYMTVINPKVEETNKLYLTTLQDFLNVVSQLLPSSFTPTVAATSSFGHTNANIYDNALCKVLNKFIDEHYTNDNLVILSVGLQQAVEHKWLTSEKMTEFLNEHLRDRIIMKMLATHCLELFKQQYSSPGTRKNNGMVGIIHPHLQISKLIRQVHEYVCDLCFVKYDQTVPLLIKCGENVKFPCIPTDLEYIMQEVLKNSCRAQIENGNPTTPIEISIIANGDDCSDGSSSSLQIIVRDHGGGIPPLVEAKIMAYSFTTAMRNGITNDTSNPRANFNVQNRSSSSYNNKKNLSNANTNNDINPKSDNMMPGEQINNISGMGFGLPLCKAYLELYDGELGLESLYGWGTDVYIKLESP from the coding sequence atgtttagaTCACCCTCACgcaaaataatcaaaataaaagatgtATCAAcctattattttcatacTTATATTCGTTATGGGTGTAGGACAAATAACAACCTATTAAACTTATCGTATACCAATAACTGCACAAAATGTTATTACAGCACTGCTACTCCAAAAAAGAACACTACAGAATTGCATGCGCATGACACTTCAGACTTGTACGAACTAAGATATAATATTCAACATTTGATTAAAGACTTTGCTTCCAGACCCGCAACATCACCTCTACACAAAACATGGTATGCTTATTTAATGCAATTTCAAAACAAGCTTTGTGCTACAAACAATGAAAGCACttccaaaatattaacaCAAGCTGATTTGTATAGCTTAGCTTTACAAACAATCAATTTACTACTAGTATATACTTGTCGAAGATTGGTTAAAATAAGTAAATTGCCATATATGACAGTTATTAATCCTAAAGTTGAAGAGACAAACAAACTATATTTAACCACATTACAAGATTTTTTGAATGTGGTCAGTCAATTATTGCCTTCTAGTTTCACTCCCACCGTTGCTGCCACAAGTTCTTTTGGTCATACTAATGCGAACATATATGACAATGCATTGTGTAAAgttttgaataaatttattgatgaGCACTATACCAATGATAATTTAGTTATTTTAAGTGTGGGTTTGCAGCAGGCTGTGGAACATAAATGGTTAACTAGTGAAAAAATGACTGAGTTTTTAAATGAGCACCTGAGAGATAGGattataatgaaaatgttaGCTACCCATTGCTTGGAGCTATTTAAACAACAGTACAGTTCCCCTGGTACTcgtaaaaataatggaaTGGTTGGAATAATCCATCCACATTTACAAATTAGTAAATTAATTAGACAAGTCCATGAATATGTTTGTGATTTATGTTTTGTAAAGTATGATCAAACAGTTCCATTACTTATTAAGTGCGGTGAAAATGTAAAATTTCCATGTATCCCAACAGATTTGGAATATATTATGCAAGaggttttaaaaaatagcTGCAGAGCGCAAATTGAAAATGGGAATCCAACCACTCCAATTGAAATATCTATAATTGCGAATGGTGATGACTGCAGTGATGGTAGTTCCTCTTCCTTGCAGATAATTGTTAGGGATCACGGAGGTGGTATTCCTCCTTTGGTGGAAGCAAAAATTATGGCTTATTCCTTCACTACTGCGATGCGCAATGGCATCACCAATGATACCAGTAACCCTCGTGCTAATTTTAATGTTCAAAATAGAAGTTCCAGTTCatacaacaataaaaaaaatctaagtAATGCTAATACAAATAACGACATAAATCCAAAATCTGACAATATGATGCCTGGTgaacaaattaataatatcagcGGCATGGGTTTTGGATTACCACTTTGTAAAGCATATCTAGAACTATACGATGGCGAATTAGGTCTCGAGAGTTTATATGGTTGGGGCACAGATGTCTATATTAAATTGGAATCACCATAG
- the GVP36 gene encoding Gvp36p (similar to Saccharomyces cerevisiae YIL041W | GVP36 | Golgi Vesicle Protein) translates to MSFNFASLKKNLQDLSSSAIQAANEAQLDQKLKNLSETVTSTTSQLPNFAAKTQRYVEEKIGRVTDISQLPSEFVELDNRVLRYKICYQSLLKVTSTFDNPSYDYPQHIRDSVNDFSNNVASKITDLSRATSTTEAQNILLSNNANLSQPKTLNFALSKASLQSCELLNKSSEDELVASALLEFSSSEAKIGEFRLQQDTMIQTRFNKKIRTMLESNFKDAGSSKGTVESCRLDYDIARSNLANNTQPEKDALLRVDMENKEDKFAQATEDAIVVFTRVLNNVKVIDLLKSFAQAQLDYHKKCIQVLSDLSFGDVDDDFGEENTVAATPEKPAVSAAAAAATTTTTGPAN, encoded by the coding sequence ATgtcatttaattttgcctctttaaagaaaaacttaCAGGATTTGTCATCATCGGCTATACAGGCCGCAAATGAAGCTCAATTAGATcaaaaacttaaaaatcTCTCAGAAACAGTTACTTCGACCACTTCCCAATTGCCAAATTTTGCTGCTAAGACACAACGTTATGTAGAGGAAAAAATTGGTCGTGTTACCGATATATCTCAGTTGCCTTCAGAATTTGTTGAATTAGATAACAGAGTCTTAAgatataaaatttgttaTCAATCTTTACTAAAAGTTACTTCCACTTTTGATAATCCAAGTTATGATTATCCACAACATATTAGAGACTCTGTTAATGATTTTTCCAACAATGTTGCCAGCAAAATCACAGATTTGAGTCGTGCCACTTCTACCACTGAAgctcaaaatattttattgagTAACAACGCAAACTTGTCTCAaccaaaaactttaaattttgCCCTATCCAAAGCTTCTCTACAAAGTTGTGAGTTGTTAAACAAATCTTCTGAGGATGAACTGGTAGCTAGTGCATTATTAGAATTCAGTAGTTCTGAAGCTAAGATCGGTGAATTCAGACTGCAACAAGATACTATGATACAAACTAGGTttaataagaaaattaGAACTATGTTAGAAAGCAACTTTAAAGATGCCGGCAGTTCTAAGGGAACCGTGGAAAGTTGTAGATTAGATTATGATATTGCTAGGTCTAACTTGGCAAACAATACTCAACCAGAAAAAGACGCCTTATTGAGAGTTGACatggaaaataaagaagatAAATTTGCACAAGCCACAGAAGATGCAATTGTTGTCTTCACTCGcgttttaaataatgtgAAGgttattgatttattaaagtcATTTGCTCAAGCTCAGTTAGATTACCACAAAAAATGTATACAAGTTTTATCCGACTTGTCCTTCGGTGatgttgatgatgattttggAGAAGAAAATACTGTTGCTGCCACCCCTGAAAAGCCAGCCGTttctgctgctgctgctgctgccaCTACTACTACGACTGGTCCAGCTAATTAG
- the TPA1 gene encoding oxidative DNA demethylase (similar to Saccharomyces cerevisiae YER049W | TPA1 | Termination and PolyAdenylation), with product MTKAKRSNKSEKSLQQSKDAKPSKKQALPEDKVKSLFNSKIWDTEFQQNLQNQIATAKPYNWGSITPLVDDDLLRKVRKEIETEIHFTNKETDIYKVNQSGDLANLSGLDWNDLSRLPSLFKLREILYSDVYREVIAKVCQCGPLSGVKTDMSINTYDKGCHLLIHDDVIGSRRVSFILYLPDPDKTWKEHYGGSLQLFDSVVPNVPCSDPCAKFVPQFNSIAFFAVQPGFSFHEVEEVKVDKHRLSIQGWYHIPQFGEKGYIKGEEQEWVKTNTSTLAQLESKTLKDYEFPKLTERELIPYHKVKHLEEMAGEGNSITLTREDLDKLSKYISPQHLSVAGVKSLQEKFLESSILNMEDFLKPEISDVLREQIRDTELEKECPYSYDDVKFPWKTAFPTHKWRYLYIDGKTDFKIHNGEDLDNSLNSGDESSNFQLTKYANGESNCVETELIDLAVFFQSLVFQKYIANLTCLIPISEQILIRRFRPGKDYTLATTSPISPYDLSRSETSAMDLEEEREKVADKSKSFEFLKEALLEATLCLTPSNYKTWENGEVGGYQLYMMNQTKDQVKNNKDLDDASVYKKDDSGDAVLINKPAAWNTFTLVLRDENVLEFIKYVSANASGSRWDINAKWDVEIEEDEDKQ from the coding sequence ATGACAAAAGCGAAGAGATCAAACAAAAGTGAAAAATCACTACAACAATCTAAAGACGCCAAGCCATCTAAAAAACAAGCTTTGCCAGAAGATAAAGtaaaatcattatttaataGTAAAATATGGGATACTGAATTTCAACAAAATTTGCAAAACCAAATAGCCACTGCTAAACCTTACAATTGGGGTTCTATCACGCCATTAGTAGATGATGACTTATTAAGAAAAGTTCGTAAAGAAATTGAAACTGAAATTCACTTCACCAACAAGGAGACTGATATTTATAAAGTTAACCAGTCTGGAGATTTGGCCAATTTAAGTGGTTTAGATTGGAACGATTTAAGCCGTTTGCCTAGCTTATTCAAATTGAGAGAAATTTTATATAGTGACGTTTATCGTGAAGTTATTGCCAAGGTTTGTCAGTGTGGGCCATTAAGTGGTGTTAAAACCGATATGAGCATTAATACTTATGATAAGGGGTGCCATTTATTAATTCACGATGATGTGATTGGCAGTAGACGTGTttcctttattttatatttacctGACCCAGATAAAACTTGGAAAGAACATTATGGTGGTTCTTTACAGTTATTTGATAGTGTTGTCCCTAATGTTCCATGCAGTGATCCATGTGCTAAATTTGTACCGCAGTTCAATTCAATTGCATTTTTTGCTGTTCAACCTGGGTTTTCATTCCACGAGGTTGAGGAGGTTAAAGTTGATAAACATAGATTATCCATTCAAGGTTGGTACCATATTCCTCAATTTGGGGAAAAGGGATACATTAAAGGCGAGGAACAAGAATGGGTTAAGACCAATACTTCCACTTTGGCACAACTGGAGAGTAAAACATTGAAAGATTATGAATTTCCCAAATTGACTGAAAGAGAACTGATCCCATACCATAAGGTGAAACACTTGGAAGAGATGGCAGGAGAGGGCAATTCTATTACTTTAACCAGGGAAGACTTGGATAAGCTATCTAAATACATATCTCCACAGCATTTATCTGTCGCCGGTGTAAAATCActacaagaaaaatttcTGGAAAgttcaattttaaatatggAAGATTTTTTGAAGCCCGAAATCTCTGATGTGCTAAGAGAACAAATAAGAGATACtgaattggaaaaagaaTGTCCATATTCTTATGACGACGTCAAGTTTCCTTGGAAAACTGCTTTTCCAACGCATAAATGGagatatttatatatcGATGGTAAGACTGACTTTAAAATTCATAATGGTGAAGATTTGGACAATTCACTGAACTCAGGTGATGAATCAAgtaattttcaattaacaaaatatgCTAATGGCGAATCTAACTGCGTGGAGACAGAATTAATTGATTTGGCAGTTTTCTTCCAATCTTTagttttccaaaaatatattgctAACTTAACTTGCTTGATCCCAATAAGTGAACAGATTTTAATCAGAAGATTCAGACCGGGGAAAGATTATACTTTGGCTACTACCTCGCCAATAAGTCCATATGACTTGAGCAGAAGCGAAACATCCGCCATGGATTTAGAAGAGGAACGTGAAAAAGTTGCTGATAAAAGCAAAAGCtttgaatttttgaaagaagCTTTATTAGAAGCTACATTATGTTTAACTCCAAGTAATTATAAGACATGGGAAAATGGTGAAGTTGGTGGGTACCAGTTATATATGATGAACCAAACAAAGGAccaagttaaaaataataaggaTTTGGATGATGCATCTGTTTACAAGAAGGACGACTCGGGTGATGCAGTTTTAATCAATAAACCTGCGGCTTGGAACACCTTTACTCTGGTTTTGAGAGATGAAAACGTTTTGgagtttattaaatatgtaAGTGCTAATGCAAGTGGGAGTAGATGGGACATCAATGCGAAATGGGATGTGGAAATTGAAGAAGATGAGGATAAACAGTAG
- the ISD11 gene encoding Isd11p (similar to Saccharomyces cerevisiae YER048W-A | ISD11 | Iron-Sulfur protein biogenesis Desulfurase-interacting protein) gives MSTIAALTKPQILNLYRQYIRTAKDFTSYNFREYFLRKARRDFRLYKDQIKTEEDALAKFNMIREELAILKRQSIISEMYTFDKLVVEPIKTPK, from the coding sequence ATGTCCACCATTGCAGCTTTAACAAAACCACAAATTCTAAATCTCTACCGTCAATATATTAGAACGGCAAAAGACTTTACCAGTTACAATTTCAgagaatattttttaagaaaGGCTAGACGTGATTTTAGATTATACAAGGATCAGATTAAGACTGAAGAGGATGCATTAGCCAAATTTAATATGATTAGAGAAGAATTAGCTATTTTGAAAAGGCAAAGCATCATTTCTGAAATGTATACTTTTGATAAGTTAGTTGTTGAACCAATAAAGACACCTAAATGA
- a CDS encoding uncharacterized protein (similar to Saccharomyces cerevisiae YIL040W | APQ12 | APical growth revealed by Quantitative morphological analysis): protein MNVNQYVESTAYDLIASILNLINKSLLVLIPNIIRLAQTYPNIAQLFTISIVSIILYKLLIQNLIKMIKWTIRIQVLLLFFYIYISGWENFVFRDIPNFQKIINKDENNIKLLFRDLYHYILKNLPNQQKMFVELGMNLSNSFSEKFSNDIGNFTMSLLKKLV from the coding sequence ATGAATGTCAATCAATATGTCGAATCAACAGCTTATGATCTCATAGCTTCCATACTAAACCTTATCAATAAATCACTATTAGTATTGATTCCAAATATTATCAGACTTGCGCAAACGTACCCAAACATTGCTCAACTGTTTACAATTAGCATAGTTAGTATTATTCTTTACAAACTGCttattcaaaatttaattaaaatgatTAAATGGACTATTAGGATCCAagtgttattgttatttttttacatttacATAAGCGGATGGGAAAACTTTGTTTTTAGAGATATTCcaaatttccaaaaaattataaataaagatgagaataacattaaattattatttcgaGATTTATATCAttacattttaaaaaatttacctAACCAGCAAAAAATGTTTGTAGAACTAGGAATGAATCTATCTAATTCGTTTTCCGAAAAATTTAGCAATGACATAGGTAACTTCACAATGTCTTTGTTAAAGAAATTAGTCTAA